Proteins from a single region of Lelliottia sp. JS-SCA-14:
- the pqiB gene encoding intermembrane transport protein PqiB, translating into MENKSGEAKVQKVKNWSPVWIFPIVTALIGAWILFYHYSHQGPEVTLITTNAEGIEGGKTTIKSRSVDVGVVESATLTDDLTHVEIKARLHSGMEKLLHGDSVFWVVKPQVGREGISGLGTLLSGAYIELQPGSKGSQPGNYQLLDAPPLAPPDAKGIRVTLDSKKAGQLSPGDPVLFRGYRVGSVETSTFDAQKRAISYQLFINAPNDRLVTNNVRFWKDSGIAVDLTSAGMRVEMGSLTTLFGGGVSFDVPEGMDLGQPVAPKTAFRLFDDQKSIQDALYTDHVDYLMFFKDSVRGLQPGAPVEFRGIRLGTVGQVPYFVPGLHQVLDDDYRIPVLIRIEPERLLAQIGKDQDIGEHINQLMNRGLRGSLKTGNLVTGALYVDMDFYPKAPAMTGAREFGGYTIIPTVSSGLAQIQQRLMETLDKINNLPLNPMLEQATNSLTESQATMRRLQTTLDNINKITANQSMQQLPQDMQKTLRELNRSMQGFQPGSAAYNKMVADMQRLDQVLRELQPVLKTLNEKSNALVFEAKDKKDPEPKRAKE; encoded by the coding sequence ATGGAAAATAAGAGTGGAGAGGCGAAAGTGCAGAAGGTCAAGAACTGGTCGCCGGTGTGGATCTTCCCCATCGTCACCGCGCTGATCGGAGCCTGGATCCTGTTTTATCATTACAGCCATCAGGGGCCGGAAGTGACGCTGATCACCACCAACGCGGAGGGCATTGAAGGGGGGAAAACCACCATCAAAAGCCGCAGCGTGGACGTGGGTGTGGTCGAAAGCGCAACCCTGACGGACGATTTGACGCACGTTGAGATCAAAGCGCGTTTGCACTCAGGAATGGAAAAGCTGTTACATGGTGATTCCGTCTTCTGGGTGGTCAAACCGCAGGTCGGACGGGAAGGGATCAGTGGTCTGGGGACGTTGCTTTCCGGGGCTTACATTGAGCTGCAGCCCGGCTCGAAAGGCAGCCAGCCCGGAAACTATCAGCTGCTTGATGCTCCGCCTCTTGCGCCGCCGGACGCGAAAGGTATTCGTGTCACCCTCGACAGTAAGAAAGCAGGGCAGCTCAGCCCGGGCGATCCGGTGCTGTTCCGTGGTTATCGCGTAGGTTCCGTGGAAACCAGCACCTTTGATGCGCAAAAACGCGCCATCAGCTACCAGCTGTTCATCAATGCGCCAAACGATCGTCTGGTCACCAACAACGTCCGCTTCTGGAAAGACAGCGGCATTGCCGTGGATCTGACGTCGGCGGGCATGCGCGTTGAGATGGGATCTCTGACCACGCTGTTCGGTGGCGGGGTGAGCTTTGATGTGCCGGAAGGGATGGATCTGGGTCAGCCGGTCGCGCCAAAAACCGCGTTCAGACTGTTTGACGATCAGAAAAGCATTCAGGATGCGCTCTATACGGATCACGTCGACTACCTGATGTTCTTTAAAGATTCGGTTCGTGGCCTGCAGCCAGGTGCGCCGGTCGAGTTCCGCGGTATTCGTCTGGGTACCGTCGGTCAGGTACCGTACTTCGTTCCGGGCCTGCATCAGGTGCTGGATGATGACTATCGCATTCCGGTGCTGATCCGCATTGAGCCTGAGCGCTTGCTGGCCCAGATCGGTAAGGATCAGGATATCGGGGAGCATATTAATCAGCTGATGAATCGCGGATTACGCGGCTCGCTGAAAACCGGCAACCTGGTGACGGGCGCGCTGTATGTGGATATGGACTTCTATCCGAAAGCCCCAGCGATGACCGGTGCGCGCGAGTTCGGCGGATACACGATTATCCCGACCGTCAGCAGCGGCCTGGCTCAGATCCAACAGCGTCTGATGGAAACCCTGGATAAGATAAACAATCTGCCGTTGAATCCGATGCTTGAGCAAGCGACCAACAGCCTGACCGAAAGCCAGGCCACGATGCGTCGTCTGCAAACCACGCTGGATAATATCAACAAAATTACGGCTAACCAGTCGATGCAGCAGCTTCCGCAGGATATGCAGAAAACGTTGCGCGAGCTGAACCGCAGCATGCAGGGCTTCCAGCCTGGCTCGGCGGCGTACAACAAGATGGTGGCGGATATGCAGCGCCTGGATCAGGTCCTGCGTGAACTGCAGCCGGTTTTGAAAACGCTGAACGAGAAGAGCAACGCGCTGGTATTTGAAGCCAAGGACAAAAAAGATCCTGAGCCGAAGAGGGCAAAAGAATGA
- the pqiC gene encoding membrane integrity-associated transporter subunit PqiC, whose protein sequence is MKKWLLIVGALVLTACSSGSDTKSYYQLPLGAQTGGQSTASQGHRLLWVEQVTIPDSLAGNGVVYQTSEVQYVIANNNLWASPLDQQLRNTLVANLSSQLPGWVVASQPLGSDQDTLNVNVTGFHGRYDGKVVISGEWLLNHQGQLIKRPFHLELKQQQDGYDEMVKVLAQGWAQESASIAQEISRLP, encoded by the coding sequence ATGAAAAAGTGGCTATTAATCGTCGGAGCACTGGTTTTAACAGCCTGCAGTTCAGGAAGTGACACCAAGAGCTACTACCAGCTGCCGCTGGGAGCGCAGACGGGCGGGCAAAGCACCGCCAGCCAGGGGCATCGTCTGCTGTGGGTTGAGCAGGTGACCATTCCTGATTCCCTCGCCGGAAACGGCGTGGTGTATCAGACCAGCGAAGTGCAGTACGTGATTGCGAATAACAATCTGTGGGCCAGCCCGCTGGACCAGCAATTACGTAATACGCTGGTGGCGAACCTGAGCAGCCAGCTTCCGGGCTGGGTAGTGGCCTCTCAGCCTCTGGGCAGCGATCAGGACACCCTCAACGTCAACGTGACGGGTTTCCATGGTCGTTACGATGGGAAGGTGGTGATCAGCGGTGAGTGGCTGCTGAACCATCAGGGACAGCTGATTAAGCGTCCGTTCCACCTGGAGCTGAAACAGCAGCAGGACGGTTATGACGAAATGGTGAAGGTGCTGGCGCAGGGCTGGGCCCAGGAATCGGCCAGTATCGCGCAGGAGATTTCTCGTCTGCCATAA
- the rmf gene encoding ribosome modulation factor, translated as MKRQKRDRLERAHQRGYQAGIAGRSKEMCPYQTINQRSQWLGGWREAIGDRVLLA; from the coding sequence ATGAAGAGACAGAAACGAGATCGCCTGGAAAGGGCTCATCAACGTGGTTATCAGGCTGGCATCGCTGGACGCTCTAAAGAAATGTGTCCTTATCAGACGATAAATCAAAGGTCACAATGGCTGGGAGGCTGGCGAGAAGCCATCGGAGACAGGGTACTTCTTGCTTGA
- the fabA gene encoding bifunctional 3-hydroxydecanoyl-ACP dehydratase/trans-2-decenoyl-ACP isomerase, whose product MVDKRESYTKEDLLASGRGELFGAKGPQLPAPSMLMMDRVVKMTETGGNFDKGYVEAELDINPELWFFGCHFIGDPVMPGCLGLDAMWQLVGFYLGWLGGEGKGRALGVGEVKFTGQVLPSAKKVTYRIHFKRIVNRRLVMGLADGEVLVDGRVIYTASDLKVGLFQDTSAF is encoded by the coding sequence ATGGTAGATAAACGCGAATCCTATACAAAAGAAGATCTTCTTGCCTCTGGTCGTGGAGAGCTGTTTGGCGCTAAAGGCCCGCAGTTACCTGCTCCGAGCATGCTGATGATGGACCGTGTCGTGAAAATGACCGAAACCGGCGGCAACTTTGACAAGGGTTACGTGGAAGCGGAACTCGATATCAATCCTGAACTGTGGTTCTTCGGTTGCCACTTTATCGGTGACCCGGTAATGCCTGGCTGTTTAGGTCTGGATGCGATGTGGCAGCTGGTTGGCTTCTATCTGGGCTGGCTGGGCGGCGAAGGTAAAGGCCGTGCGCTAGGCGTGGGTGAAGTGAAATTCACCGGTCAGGTTCTGCCTTCCGCGAAGAAAGTCACCTACCGTATTCACTTCAAACGCATTGTGAACCGTCGTCTGGTGATGGGTCTGGCGGATGGCGAAGTGCTGGTTGATGGCCGTGTTATCTACACCGCCAGCGACCTGAAAGTCGGTCTGTTCCAGGACACGTCCGCGTTCTGA